The following nucleotide sequence is from Chloracidobacterium validum.
AGAACGACTTGTGGGATGCCCTGCCGCTCACAGCACGCCAGAAGCCGCATCGTAGCAATGACGTTGACCGTATGCCGAACGGCCATGGGCAACCGCGCGTCGTTGGCGACCGCCAAGTGAATGACGGCGTCAAAACGTTCGTTGCGAAAAAGGTTTTCCAGCGATTTCTTGCGAATATCGAGTTGGCGATAGGTAATATCACGGCGAATGGGCAGTTGCGGCGGCCGTCGCCCAATGCCGACGACTTCCCAATCCAGTGGAATGGCCGAAGCCAGTTGGGTGGCCAGCCCACCGGCAATCCCGGTGATGAGCAAGCGTTTGCGATGAGGCGGCGAAGTGGCTTTTTTAGCCATGGCAGGGAATCAGCGGTCAGGGACGGTGAACATCCACAAGCGAATGTTCACCGCGTAACCAGGCGTTGGCAGGCGGCAGGACGGCCTCACTGGGCCATCTGCTTGGCGTTCTCGATGGCGTCTTCGATGGCGCCGCACATATAAAACGCCTGTTCTGGCAAATCGTCATGCTTGCCTTCTAAAATCGCCTTGAAGCTCCGAATGGTGTCTGCCACCTTGACGTACTTACCCTTGCGTCCCGTGAACTGTTCAGCCACGTGGAACGGCTGCGACAGGAACTTTTGAATTTTGCGCGCGCGCGCCACCGTCAGCTTGTCGTCTTCGGAAAGCTCATCAATGCCTAAAATGGCAATGATGTCTTGAAGCTCTTTGTAGCGTTGCAGTGTTCGCTTGACGCCTTCGGCAACCTCGTAGTGTTCCTGCCCGACAATTTGCGGGTCGAGAATCCGCGAGGTCGAGTCGAGTGGGTCCACCGCCGGGAAAATCCCCAGTTCCGCAATCTGGCGCGAAAGCACGGTTTTGGCGTCCAGGTGGGCAAAGGTCGTGGCCGGTGCGGGGTCGGTCAAGTCATCGGCTGGAACGTAAATGGCCTGCACTGACGTAATCGAGCCGGTTTTGGTGGACGTGATGCGCTCCTGCATCTCGCCCATTTCGGTGGCCAGCGTCGGTTGGTAGCCCACCGCCGACGGCATGCGTCCAAGCAGTGCCGAGACCTCTGAACCGGCCTGCGTGAAGCGGAAGACATTGTCCACGAAGAACAACACGTCTTGATTCATTTCATCGCGGAAGTATTCGGCGACCGACAGCCCTGAGAGCGCCACGCGCGCGCGCGCGCCGGGCGGTTCGGTCATCTGTCCATAAACCAGCGCGATCTTGGATTCTTCGAGGTTATCCATGCGGATGACGCCACCCTCTTGCATTTCAACCCATAGGTCATTGCCTTCGCGTGTCCGCTCGCCAACGCCGGCAAAGACTGAATAGCCACCGTGTCCCATGGCGACGTTGTTGATGAGTTCCATGATCGTCACGGTCTTGCCGACGCCCGCGCCACCGAAAAGCCCGATCTTGCCGCCTTTGAGAAAGGGCTGAATCAGATCAATCACTTTGATACCAGTTTCGAGCATCTCGGCTTCCGTGGATTGCTGCTCGAACGACGGTGCCGGGCGGTGAATCGGATAGCGTTTTTCACACTTGACCGGACCCATTTCATCAACGGGTTCGCCTAGGACGTTCATCACCCGCCCTAGTGTGCCCTTCCCCACCGGGACGCTAATCTGCGTGCCAAGGTCGTAAACCTTCATGCCCCGTACCATGCCTTCGGTGGGCAGCATGGCAACCGTCCGCACCAGGCCATCGCCGAGATGGCGTTGCACCTCGACGACGACATCAATTGGCTGGGCTACGTCAAACCCTTCACTGGTGACCCGTAGCGCTTGATACATTGGCGGCAAGAAGCCATCGCTGAACGCGACATCAACAACTGGGCCAATAACTTGAACAACTTTGCCCGTAACCGGGGCGGGAGCAGGTGCGCTCATTGTCGTGATTGTTCCTCCAAAGTGGTCAGGCCGCTTACCAAAGCGGCAGTGACCTGAATCAATGTGCTTCACGTTGTTACTGACGCTACCACAGTGGTGCTCTGACTGACCACTCGGCGCGGACGGAATCGGCTCAACCAAGGAAACCACGTGGAATGGGTGGTTGGTTGCGGTTGTACTCATTAGTGAGTTGCAATCAACATCATCATGGCGCAAGCTAGTAGCCGGGTCCTTTAGCGCGTTATCCTCTGACGCGCGTGGGTTCTGCGGCTGGTCTGGCTGCGTCTGACCAGCGGCCAACTTCGAGTAGGGACGAGCGAGGGGGGAAATGTCTTTCTCGGAACTTGAGGATGCTCGCCTCCGCCATGGCAGACCGAACTGTGACAACCGCGCTTGACCGGGCTTCAGTGCGTCATCTGGCGCGCTCGCCTGAAA
It contains:
- the atpD gene encoding F0F1 ATP synthase subunit beta gives rise to the protein MSAPAPAPVTGKVVQVIGPVVDVAFSDGFLPPMYQALRVTSEGFDVAQPIDVVVEVQRHLGDGLVRTVAMLPTEGMVRGMKVYDLGTQISVPVGKGTLGRVMNVLGEPVDEMGPVKCEKRYPIHRPAPSFEQQSTEAEMLETGIKVIDLIQPFLKGGKIGLFGGAGVGKTVTIMELINNVAMGHGGYSVFAGVGERTREGNDLWVEMQEGGVIRMDNLEESKIALVYGQMTEPPGARARVALSGLSVAEYFRDEMNQDVLFFVDNVFRFTQAGSEVSALLGRMPSAVGYQPTLATEMGEMQERITSTKTGSITSVQAIYVPADDLTDPAPATTFAHLDAKTVLSRQIAELGIFPAVDPLDSTSRILDPQIVGQEHYEVAEGVKRTLQRYKELQDIIAILGIDELSEDDKLTVARARKIQKFLSQPFHVAEQFTGRKGKYVKVADTIRSFKAILEGKHDDLPEQAFYMCGAIEDAIENAKQMAQ